The Mercurialis annua linkage group LG2, ddMerAnnu1.2, whole genome shotgun sequence genome contains a region encoding:
- the LOC126668357 gene encoding uncharacterized protein LOC126668357: MRGRGRGTGSGRGTGRGRGRGDDHVVGDTDVAEEQQQLETRGPIQPRQQREPGEPPAILDDQGRARVHPDPSRTLLLDSGPVSRAIREIFRKCWFETGYAWRFLTADQRDFYFQEFQKEFWWDSSVYSDELIRQVFMTHAATRYKDNVHKMKSKKQKHKSVGQDIWDAWNVFWDTKAEKKKSEIARANRMSEPAGAGTGPVRHTGGSRSAIKHMDVMAKEFGRKPSATELYTRLHSTKGEKKLVDKRAQNMTDAIAERLAAATQSPTGEGSSTSPAEVDETQLFLDIEGVNKKHRVYGLGSASSRYAAPSSSRAHRGSSSRSTQLADEDIERRVQTGIQEGLREVEERLAEQNRQQLAEQRREHQAAMAQLIREEIVRMMPNLPPEYQPQFPAPPPDRDDTTDL; this comes from the exons ATGAGGGGTCGAGGTCGAGGCACTGGCTCAGGCCGTGGCACAGGCCGAGGACGCGGACGAGGAGATGACCATGTTGTTGGCGATACCGACGTTGCTGAGGAGCAACAACAGCTGGAGACCAGAGGACCTATTCAGCCTCGGCAGCAGCGTGAGCCTGGCGAGCCCCCGGCTATTCTGGACGACCAGGGCAGGGCGAGGGTTCATCCAGACCCTAGCAG GACTTTGTTGCTGGACTCAGGGCCAGTTTCTCGTGCCATCAGAGAGATTTTTAGGAAGTGCTGGTTCGAGACTGGCTATGCATGGCGCTTTCTGACTGCGGATCAGAGGGATTTCTATTTCCAGGAGTTCCag AAAGAATTCTGGTGGGATAGTTCGGTCTACAGCGACGAGCTCATCAGACAGGTCTTCATGACCCACGCAGCCACTCGCTACAAAGACAACGTCCATAAAATGAAGTCCAAAAAGCAGAAGCATAAATCTGTGGGCCAAGATATATGGGATGCCTGGAATGTCTTCTGGGACACAAAGGCGGAGAAGAAGAAGTCGGAGATAGCCCGGGCAAACCGGATGAGCGAGCCGGCGGGCGCCGGTACTGGACCGGTCCGTCATACCGGGGGATCCCGCTCTGCTATCAAGCATATGGACGTGATG GCTAAGGAGTTCGGCCGGAAACCGAGTGCGACGGAGCTATACACTCGCCTTCACTCCACGAAGGGTGAGAAGAAGCTTGTAGACAAGCGGGCTCAGAACATGACT GACGCTATTGCTGAGAGGCTGGCTGCTGCGACTCAGTCGCCGACCGGAGAGGGTAGCTCGACGAGTCCAGCGGAGGTGGATGAGACCCAACTGTTTCTGGACATCGAGGGTGTCAATAAGAAGCACCGCGTGTACGGTTTAGGGTCGGCGAGTAGCAGGTATGCAGCCCCCAGTAGCAGCAGGGCGCATCGAGGCAGCTCTTCTAGGTCGACACAGCTGGCGGACGAGGACATCGAGCGCCGTGTGCAGACAGGCATTCAGGAGGGCCTGCGAGAGGTTGAGGAGAGGTTAGCGGAGCAAAATCGTCAACAGCTGGCAGAGCAACGGCGTGAGCACCAAGCGGCAATGGCCCAGCTTATCCGAGAGGAGATTGTAAGGATGATGCCTAATCTTCCTCCAGAGTATCAGCCACAGTTTCCCGCTCCCCCACCAGACCGTGATGACACTACAGATTTGTAG